One stretch of Vibrio nitrifigilis DNA includes these proteins:
- the fbp gene encoding class 1 fructose-bisphosphatase codes for MSELRTLGEFIVEKQHDFPHASGELSSLLASIRLAAKIVNREINKAGLVDITGSTGVDNVQGEEQQKLDAFANEKFKAALEARDQVCGVCSEEEDEAIVFSKELNRNAKYVVLMDPLDGSSNIDVNVSVGTIFTIYRRVSPVGSPPTQEDFLQPGNKQVAAGYVVYGSSTMLVYTTGNGVNGFTYDPSIGTFCLSHENMTIPKDGKIYSINEGNYIRFPQGVKKYIKYCQENVPEDNRPYTSRYIGSLVADFHRNLLKGGVYLYPSTQSHPQGKLRLLYECNPMAFLIEQAGGQATDGKTRILDLKPTELHQRVPLFIGSTNMMNTVHEFLEKYPDSDY; via the coding sequence ATGTCTGAATTGCGTACACTCGGGGAATTCATTGTTGAAAAGCAACATGACTTTCCTCACGCAAGTGGAGAATTGTCTTCACTGTTAGCCTCCATCCGTCTCGCGGCAAAAATTGTTAACCGTGAAATTAACAAAGCCGGTTTGGTGGATATCACAGGTTCAACAGGCGTTGATAATGTCCAAGGTGAAGAGCAGCAAAAGCTCGACGCTTTTGCGAATGAAAAATTTAAAGCGGCTCTAGAAGCGCGAGACCAAGTCTGCGGCGTGTGTAGTGAAGAAGAAGATGAAGCGATTGTATTTAGCAAAGAACTCAACCGTAATGCTAAATACGTTGTGTTAATGGATCCTCTCGATGGCTCAAGCAACATTGATGTCAATGTCTCTGTTGGTACCATATTTACCATTTATCGCCGTGTTTCTCCAGTTGGCTCACCTCCTACTCAGGAAGATTTCCTACAACCTGGTAATAAACAGGTTGCTGCTGGCTATGTTGTCTATGGTTCTTCAACCATGCTGGTCTACACCACGGGTAACGGTGTCAATGGCTTTACGTATGATCCATCCATTGGTACGTTCTGTTTATCCCATGAAAACATGACGATTCCAAAAGATGGCAAGATTTATTCGATCAATGAAGGAAACTACATTCGTTTCCCGCAAGGTGTGAAGAAATACATCAAGTATTGCCAAGAAAATGTTCCAGAAGATAATCGTCCATACACTTCACGTTATATTGGTTCTCTTGTAGCAGATTTCCACCGTAACCTACTCAAAGGTGGCGTCTATCTTTACCCTAGTACACAAAGCCATCCTCAAGGTAAACTCCGCTTGTTGTATGAATGTAATCCAATGGCATTTTTGATCGAACAAGCTGGCGGCCAAGCTACCGATGGAAAAACCCGTATCTTAGATCTAAAACCGACTGAGCTACACCAACGTGTACCATTATTCATTGGCTCAACCAACATGATGAATACGGTTCATGAGTTCTTAGAAAAATATCCAGATTCAGATTATTAA
- a CDS encoding DUF2799 domain-containing protein, which yields MKYYLLLAGLLAGCSSQAPMSDDSNAWQNYGFEQGKTGQIELTIAELKEQSEHAITDTLYTSYRDGYVAGVQQYCSQDPYELGIRHRPYRGVCDDMNPNFGDRYRQGDAWDDGIMMD from the coding sequence GTGAAATACTACTTACTACTTGCAGGATTGTTGGCAGGATGTAGCTCGCAGGCACCAATGTCTGATGATTCAAACGCTTGGCAAAATTATGGGTTTGAACAAGGTAAGACGGGTCAAATCGAACTGACCATAGCAGAGTTAAAAGAGCAGAGTGAACATGCGATAACAGATACCTTATATACCTCATACCGAGATGGGTATGTTGCTGGTGTCCAACAATATTGTAGCCAAGACCCTTATGAGCTTGGTATTCGTCATCGTCCGTATCGTGGCGTTTGTGATGATATGAATCCTAATTTTGGTGACCGCTATCGTCAAGGTGATGCTTGGGATGACGGTATAATGATGGATTAA
- a CDS encoding gamma-glutamylcyclotransferase family protein has translation MQHLVFVYGTLRQGECNHSYLVNSQLLGHFETKAEFALYDLGPYPGLVEGHHTIRGEVYMVDDATLAKLDELEDVPVEYRRELIATTFGDAWIYIYQDSDHLDTLIESGDWCQRV, from the coding sequence GTGCAACATCTTGTTTTTGTTTATGGCACCCTACGCCAAGGGGAGTGTAATCACTCGTATTTGGTTAATAGCCAATTGCTTGGGCATTTTGAAACCAAAGCAGAGTTCGCCTTATACGATTTGGGTCCATATCCTGGGTTAGTCGAGGGACATCACACCATAAGAGGTGAAGTTTATATGGTTGATGATGCGACACTAGCTAAGCTAGATGAGCTGGAAGATGTTCCCGTAGAGTATCGACGTGAACTTATTGCGACCACGTTTGGTGATGCTTGGATTTATATCTATCAAGATAGTGATCATCTTGATACGTTAATTGAATCTGGTGATTGGTGTCAGCGCGTGTAA